In Halobaculum magnesiiphilum, the following proteins share a genomic window:
- a CDS encoding MarR family transcriptional regulator codes for MYEVLDDTAAQTILAIEGGDSIRRVAQHLHTPYETVRQAVNRLEDAGYVTYDDGLTVVDERVRDAAFELVAASAGVSLPTIQESYVIPQFGDWPFAFTRIDAVYVWTQGGYQVGRNPDDYPLFLAVRERDVDAWEAFFESFGLPTAFERQPGDELDGPLQIVLEPRASLDIEHVEGYPVIPRAETIEYMRENYAQFQSALAMLNRMYEDLDLGITDRKTERVQS; via the coding sequence GTGTATGAGGTGCTTGACGACACGGCGGCACAGACTATCCTCGCCATCGAGGGTGGTGACTCCATCCGCCGTGTCGCCCAACACCTCCACACGCCCTACGAAACGGTGCGACAGGCCGTCAATCGGCTGGAAGACGCAGGCTACGTCACCTATGACGACGGCCTCACGGTCGTCGACGAGCGCGTACGCGACGCAGCCTTCGAGCTCGTCGCTGCCAGCGCCGGTGTCAGTCTACCCACCATCCAGGAGTCCTACGTCATCCCACAATTCGGCGATTGGCCGTTCGCGTTCACACGTATCGACGCCGTCTACGTGTGGACCCAAGGCGGCTACCAAGTTGGGCGGAATCCAGATGACTATCCGCTGTTCCTGGCCGTCCGTGAGCGGGACGTCGACGCCTGGGAAGCGTTTTTCGAGTCATTCGGCCTCCCCACTGCTTTCGAGCGACAGCCCGGTGACGAGCTGGACGGACCGCTGCAGATCGTCCTCGAGCCACGCGCGTCACTCGATATTGAGCACGTCGAAGGGTACCCGGTGATCCCGAGAGCAGAGACAATCGAGTATATGCGCGAGAACTACGCCCAGTTCCAATCGGCGCTGGCAATGCTCAACCGGATGTACGAAGACCTCGATCTCGGTATCACCGACAGGAAGACTGAGCGAGTCCAGTCATGA
- a CDS encoding UvrD-helicase domain-containing protein, translating into MSEPTPNDNQQRLIESTEGIYRVDAGAGTGKTFAITRRYAHILESTDATPDDILLVTFTRNAAREMRERIVQQTDYDLRELQGAPISTFHAYCFRLLRRYGHTVPETLGIDDQIPDSIDLIEEPVREKQLFQRFMSTFADEHPEYADMLRMFRDPATLHTLIGELAAKGVIPTRDGWFRSSDAPLEGDREAFFETVADANSPGEGASGPTNSDARAAVGGWDASEYAPDSPSKAEVHDDPQVDRGVIERAYDEDRTALRTFVHDVYYEYLTFALRNNYLTQGLMLALAFVMLCDRPQVREQDAHEYVMVDEFQDTNELQFKIALLLAITNNLCVVGDWKQSIYGFQHTSVENITAFDDRLQRFTRELNADRTRIAYPVDSVTTIPLYENYRSSSSILAFAEQSLSIPATYSEDIDDPLAGERSLAATNHVDNAQIDAYQAPNEHELLLDRIQMVVDNDDYAVEVTDEPQPDPGATTAQQEAAERERLGAPSYGDIAVFTRTRAFAREFLTVVDEYGVPVAYDGGVELFDTPEAKLALAWLRIAESNARRGWAVVLERAGYSFDDTETILDTEAYPDAMVQFREELAAIDTLGGFLRRVFDRYGRTSAYADALVDHLTSLYENSTLTRGEAIQYIEANLDAGTTVDIETSPGEDAVTLQTIHGAKGLEYPIVILANLNDRAFPHYGQPPACPIIYDDELGLRQTRAYSEAGDYPHVYQHWPTKLLQSIQPSTYDEERRLLYVAMTRAKRHLLFTSGDDPSRFMDGLSIDAIELEPTPEPVTVARESTAPFVTTIPDSSTVPRRLSVHDIMDDSVYDERNGGRGTDFGTELHDFAEAYALDEPVEPSNDDERAVATLIDDLDGKLIPEEPALLPLPGEPQVTLAGIIDLVHVTDDSVEIIDYKTDPDRLAHDEYRTQLSVYYHVLASVYPDRPIQATVFYTQTATPVTIDPVSIDALDRLSRSRHA; encoded by the coding sequence ATGTCTGAGCCGACCCCGAACGACAACCAACAGCGACTCATTGAGTCCACCGAGGGGATCTACCGTGTCGATGCCGGCGCCGGGACGGGCAAGACGTTCGCGATCACCCGGCGATACGCCCACATCTTGGAGTCGACCGACGCGACGCCGGATGATATCCTGCTGGTCACGTTCACTCGCAACGCCGCTCGCGAGATGCGTGAGCGCATCGTCCAGCAAACCGACTACGACCTGCGAGAACTCCAAGGCGCGCCTATCAGTACATTCCACGCCTACTGTTTCCGACTGCTACGCCGCTATGGTCACACCGTCCCGGAGACGCTGGGCATCGACGACCAGATTCCCGACTCGATCGACCTCATCGAGGAGCCGGTCCGCGAGAAGCAGTTGTTTCAGCGATTCATGTCGACCTTCGCCGACGAACACCCAGAATACGCGGACATGCTCCGTATGTTCCGTGACCCTGCCACGCTCCACACCCTCATCGGCGAACTCGCTGCGAAAGGTGTCATCCCCACTCGTGACGGGTGGTTCCGCTCGAGCGACGCTCCCCTCGAAGGCGACCGCGAGGCGTTCTTCGAGACGGTCGCCGATGCGAACTCACCCGGAGAGGGTGCCTCCGGTCCGACCAACAGCGACGCCCGGGCGGCAGTCGGCGGGTGGGACGCGAGCGAGTACGCGCCGGACTCCCCCTCGAAAGCCGAGGTCCACGACGATCCACAAGTCGATCGCGGCGTCATCGAACGCGCCTACGACGAAGATCGAACGGCCCTGCGGACGTTCGTCCACGACGTCTACTACGAGTATCTCACGTTTGCCCTCCGGAACAACTACCTCACGCAGGGGTTGATGCTGGCGCTGGCGTTCGTCATGCTGTGTGACCGGCCGCAGGTTCGCGAGCAGGATGCCCACGAGTACGTGATGGTCGATGAGTTTCAGGACACGAACGAGCTCCAGTTCAAGATCGCGTTGCTGCTCGCGATCACGAACAACCTCTGTGTTGTCGGGGACTGGAAACAGTCGATCTACGGCTTCCAACACACCAGCGTCGAGAACATCACGGCGTTCGATGACCGGCTCCAGCGCTTCACCCGCGAGTTGAACGCCGACCGGACGCGGATAGCGTACCCCGTCGATTCGGTCACCACGATTCCGCTGTACGAGAACTACCGCTCCTCGTCCTCGATCCTTGCATTCGCGGAGCAGAGTCTCTCGATTCCGGCGACGTACAGCGAGGACATCGACGATCCACTCGCAGGCGAGCGCTCGCTCGCGGCGACGAACCACGTCGACAACGCACAGATCGACGCGTATCAGGCGCCGAACGAGCACGAACTCCTCCTCGATCGGATCCAGATGGTCGTCGATAACGACGACTACGCAGTCGAGGTCACCGATGAACCACAACCAGACCCTGGCGCCACCACTGCACAGCAGGAAGCTGCCGAGCGCGAGCGATTGGGTGCGCCTTCGTACGGAGACATCGCTGTGTTCACCCGAACACGTGCGTTCGCTCGGGAGTTCCTTACCGTCGTCGACGAGTACGGTGTCCCGGTCGCCTACGACGGCGGAGTTGAGCTGTTCGACACGCCAGAAGCCAAACTCGCACTCGCGTGGCTACGCATCGCCGAATCGAACGCCCGTCGTGGTTGGGCCGTCGTCCTCGAGCGCGCTGGCTACTCGTTCGATGACACGGAGACGATTCTGGACACCGAAGCGTATCCCGATGCAATGGTGCAGTTCCGCGAGGAACTCGCTGCGATCGACACACTTGGGGGCTTCCTTCGACGCGTCTTCGACCGCTACGGCCGTACGAGCGCATACGCTGATGCGCTCGTCGATCACCTCACGAGTCTCTACGAGAATAGCACGCTCACGCGGGGAGAGGCGATCCAGTACATCGAGGCCAACCTCGATGCAGGAACCACCGTCGATATTGAAACCAGCCCGGGTGAGGACGCGGTGACCCTCCAAACAATCCACGGTGCAAAGGGACTCGAGTACCCGATCGTCATCCTCGCGAATCTCAACGACCGCGCGTTCCCCCACTACGGTCAACCGCCAGCCTGTCCGATCATCTACGACGACGAGTTGGGGCTTCGCCAAACCCGGGCATACAGCGAGGCGGGCGACTATCCGCACGTCTACCAGCATTGGCCGACGAAGCTGTTGCAGTCGATTCAACCGTCAACGTACGATGAAGAGCGGCGCTTGCTGTACGTCGCGATGACTCGTGCAAAACGGCATCTCCTGTTCACCTCTGGGGACGACCCAAGTCGCTTCATGGACGGCCTCTCGATCGACGCGATTGAACTCGAACCGACACCCGAGCCCGTCACGGTTGCCCGCGAGTCTACTGCTCCGTTCGTGACAACGATCCCAGACAGTAGCACAGTTCCCCGCCGGCTCAGCGTCCACGATATCATGGACGACAGCGTCTATGACGAGCGCAATGGTGGTCGTGGGACCGACTTCGGAACCGAACTGCACGACTTCGCCGAGGCGTACGCACTCGACGAGCCAGTCGAACCGAGTAACGACGACGAGCGCGCGGTGGCGACGCTCATCGATGACCTTGATGGGAAACTCATCCCGGAAGAGCCGGCGTTGCTCCCGCTGCCCGGAGAACCACAGGTGACGCTCGCGGGGATCATTGACCTCGTCCACGTAACGGACGACAGCGTCGAGATCATCGATTACAAGACCGACCCCGACCGGCTGGCCCACGATGAGTACCGAACGCAGCTGAGTGTGTACTACCACGTGCTTGCGAGTGTGTACCCCGACCGACCGATTCAGGCGACTGTCTTCTACACACAGACCGCTACTCCGGTCACTATCGACCCGGTTTCGATCGACGCGCTCGACCGGCTGTCGAGATCGCGCCACGCGTAA
- a CDS encoding ADP-ribosylglycohydrolase family protein, with the protein MDLDRARGVVLGLACGDALGRPVEFASASEISAEHGRLDEMVGHGTWNQPAGTITDDTEQALCIAQSLVEHQAFDPADVAERFVAWYDSGPFDIGGMTRRSLTRLKRGDAWDEAGQHVWENSPEGQNAGNGSVMRCPPLAIPYMTAWDRLAEVSRQSSQITHADPRCTEGCAVLNLTVAGLLDDSDAPLQDALDYVGADAPGELVAALEPVARGESPDTLETSGYVVHSLQTALHDGLVAESAEDAIVTAVNRGGDTDTIGAIAGAVAGARFGASQLPDRWLSVIDETDELETLAERLAAV; encoded by the coding sequence ATGGATTTGGATCGGGCGCGCGGTGTTGTTCTTGGATTGGCGTGTGGGGATGCGCTTGGCCGGCCAGTTGAGTTTGCGTCTGCGTCGGAGATTAGCGCTGAGCACGGACGACTTGACGAGATGGTCGGGCACGGCACGTGGAATCAGCCGGCGGGGACGATTACGGACGACACCGAGCAGGCGCTGTGCATCGCGCAGAGTCTCGTCGAACACCAAGCGTTCGATCCGGCGGATGTCGCTGAGCGGTTCGTCGCGTGGTACGACAGTGGCCCGTTCGACATTGGAGGCATGACGAGGCGGTCGCTCACCCGGCTCAAACGCGGCGACGCGTGGGACGAGGCAGGTCAGCACGTGTGGGAGAACAGTCCGGAAGGGCAGAACGCGGGGAACGGGAGTGTAATGCGGTGTCCACCGCTCGCCATCCCGTACATGACGGCGTGGGATCGACTCGCCGAAGTGAGCCGGCAGTCCTCGCAGATCACGCATGCTGACCCGCGGTGTACTGAAGGCTGCGCTGTCCTGAATCTCACAGTGGCTGGCCTCCTCGACGACTCGGACGCGCCGTTGCAGGATGCCCTCGACTACGTCGGTGCAGACGCGCCTGGCGAGCTCGTGGCGGCGCTCGAACCGGTCGCTCGTGGTGAGTCGCCCGACACGCTGGAAACGTCAGGGTATGTCGTGCATTCACTGCAGACGGCACTCCACGATGGCCTCGTCGCGGAGAGTGCCGAGGACGCGATTGTGACGGCGGTGAATCGTGGCGGTGATACGGATACGATTGGGGCGATCGCGGGTGCAGTCGCTGGCGCGCGGTTCGGGGCGTCACAGCTTCCGGATCGATGGCTGAGTGTTATCGACGAGACCGACGAACTCGAAACGCTGGCCGAGCGACTCGCGGCGGTATGA
- a CDS encoding helicase-related protein: MDYDAEERDFAESYIRHQFVNDAITTRLIEKLTGRGEDTETLFGSQPSKHLFGGALSSQYAYREAQAEDDAFKEFAEDVAPFTIGVRFRIPTDLPEDVTIQFDPQAKGYQRRFPTLDEQRTHSNAEDNADVLFEAVDDGRGGQRIEEEKPDEPETDDEGEAVADGGTTAASPDSDGPSDTQELVRVYERIPFEFDTLALSVAEIQNLVESDSPRHVPLTDTIRDAKAQARAIDNRFRERASGLAASEANAIPVPRLEDEDTFQTYLDETFSGEELDPLWDARLELEARRDDGDNYTTVVVRMVNTQGEDYDEATDPEFEAWRATLFDVGVEATLHRDDRDTPTLIGFESEKIEDEYQYDGTIYGVGENCAVDPVYPEGGHSVVGAPAIGVQTRTVPTYHQARYLSRNPEEIAAPFDALAGNNGREEVFNTLTDIASAMEEAQEDYEAIEDEVVSKKPSGAQSSFREAIDDFERERERFETGIDLLRDNEQAYEAFTMMNQAFADLGYDRWRTFQIVFIVMAVPDMVAQAKTSGGPPPISPQDERATDWEQRVPLEDLEPDVDFDHYLDAADVIYFPTGGGKTEAYFGLVVFTAFHDRLRGKHFGMTAFTKFPLRFLSLEQLERITGLLAKAELIRRDHPVTSEGEEFSVGYFVGKGNTPNALYDDGNNYVELAQYDEDYKEEMLHLEECPFCGEKSVIVDGDPVQGRIVHRCTDPDCDEDVLPVYLTDREVYRFAPTFVVSTIDKISIVGMQRRMRTLFGQAKIRCAKHGYSGESECTVQSSALSTEGQCDEDDWTEVESTDPPSLLIQDELHLLREEFGAFDSHYETLLEAYYDRIAPGWQTKVVAATATIQGAENQVRALYQRETIQFPSDGPRLRQSFYAYAHPKRTQRQMVGAIPRTVSRTYAIERVHEEWARIVQDFRRNPDDLYDAVQRAAADDPFDLSDAALPSDPDDREEVLGDVMDDYEVQVSYHHSKDNTDLMMRVLRTMINQHLADDMEDYDRIEGQLMTGETTLDTVQQVMSALDPDTFHRPGPDDIRMLIATSMISHGVDQPVLNFISFFGLPRETAEYIQTYSRVGRKWPGTVFMLHYPLRSRDRSYYRRFQHHQAYQDLLVEATPLERWAEYAIECSLPGIVTSTLLQWVDYYAEPDIDSPRLYMGEGLDEASDAGVLTYESLYTFVREAYGLAPSPDADRDPLLADTSAIEIYERKIGTEFEKVWEALFKDENRLDEYEQKADNNKSNFLSGLLERDEDARKPMRSLRDIDEQILVGIGGKTNQVITGLHQSRGDDE, from the coding sequence GTGGACTACGACGCGGAGGAACGAGACTTCGCAGAGTCATACATCCGTCACCAATTCGTCAACGACGCGATCACCACGCGGCTGATCGAGAAGTTGACCGGCCGCGGTGAGGACACCGAGACTCTGTTCGGAAGCCAGCCCAGCAAACACCTGTTCGGCGGTGCGCTCTCCAGCCAGTACGCGTATCGGGAAGCACAGGCCGAGGACGACGCTTTCAAGGAATTCGCTGAGGACGTCGCACCGTTCACCATCGGCGTCCGCTTCCGCATCCCGACCGACCTGCCCGAGGACGTCACTATCCAGTTCGACCCGCAGGCGAAAGGCTACCAGCGCCGCTTCCCCACATTGGACGAACAGCGGACGCACTCGAACGCGGAGGACAACGCCGATGTTCTCTTCGAGGCCGTTGACGACGGTCGTGGCGGTCAACGGATAGAAGAGGAGAAGCCTGACGAACCGGAGACTGATGACGAGGGCGAAGCAGTAGCTGACGGCGGAACTACTGCTGCATCGCCGGACAGCGACGGTCCCAGCGACACGCAAGAACTCGTACGCGTGTACGAACGGATCCCGTTCGAGTTCGATACGCTCGCACTGAGCGTGGCCGAAATCCAGAACCTCGTGGAGTCGGATTCTCCTCGCCACGTTCCACTGACAGATACCATCCGCGACGCCAAAGCCCAAGCAAGAGCCATCGACAACCGGTTCCGGGAACGTGCAAGCGGCCTTGCCGCATCTGAAGCCAACGCCATCCCCGTTCCCCGACTGGAGGACGAGGACACGTTCCAGACGTACCTCGACGAAACGTTCTCTGGTGAGGAACTGGACCCGCTCTGGGACGCGCGGCTCGAACTGGAAGCCCGACGCGACGACGGCGACAACTACACCACGGTCGTCGTCCGAATGGTCAACACCCAGGGAGAGGACTACGACGAAGCAACCGACCCCGAGTTCGAAGCATGGCGAGCGACCCTGTTCGATGTCGGTGTGGAGGCAACGCTCCACCGCGACGACAGGGATACGCCTACGCTCATCGGGTTCGAGTCCGAGAAGATCGAGGACGAATACCAGTACGACGGAACCATATACGGCGTCGGCGAGAACTGCGCTGTCGATCCGGTCTATCCGGAGGGCGGTCACTCCGTCGTCGGCGCACCTGCCATCGGTGTTCAGACGCGAACGGTTCCCACGTACCACCAGGCCCGGTACCTCTCCCGGAATCCCGAGGAAATCGCTGCCCCGTTCGACGCACTGGCCGGGAACAACGGCCGCGAGGAGGTGTTCAACACGCTCACCGATATCGCGTCCGCCATGGAGGAGGCCCAAGAGGATTACGAGGCGATCGAAGACGAGGTCGTGTCCAAGAAGCCCTCCGGTGCGCAGAGCTCCTTCCGGGAAGCCATCGACGACTTCGAACGCGAGCGCGAACGGTTCGAGACAGGGATCGACCTGCTCCGCGACAACGAGCAAGCGTACGAAGCGTTCACGATGATGAACCAGGCGTTCGCCGACCTCGGATACGACCGCTGGCGGACGTTTCAGATCGTGTTCATCGTCATGGCCGTCCCGGACATGGTGGCGCAGGCGAAGACATCGGGCGGCCCGCCACCGATCAGCCCGCAGGACGAGCGGGCAACCGACTGGGAGCAACGGGTACCGCTCGAGGACTTGGAGCCCGACGTCGACTTCGACCACTATCTGGACGCTGCCGACGTCATCTACTTCCCGACCGGCGGGGGCAAGACCGAGGCGTACTTTGGGCTCGTGGTGTTCACCGCGTTCCACGACCGGCTGCGCGGGAAACACTTCGGGATGACGGCGTTCACCAAGTTCCCGCTGCGGTTCCTCTCATTGGAGCAGCTCGAACGCATCACCGGGCTGCTCGCCAAAGCAGAGCTGATCCGGCGCGACCACCCGGTAACCAGCGAGGGTGAAGAGTTCAGCGTCGGCTACTTCGTCGGGAAGGGCAACACCCCGAACGCCCTCTACGACGACGGTAACAACTACGTCGAACTCGCCCAGTACGACGAGGACTACAAGGAGGAGATGCTGCACCTCGAGGAGTGCCCATTCTGCGGTGAGAAATCGGTTATCGTCGACGGCGACCCGGTTCAGGGCCGGATCGTTCACCGGTGCACCGACCCGGACTGCGACGAAGACGTGCTTCCGGTCTACCTCACCGACCGCGAGGTGTACCGGTTCGCCCCGACCTTCGTCGTCTCCACCATCGACAAGATCTCGATCGTCGGGATGCAGCGGCGGATGCGTACCCTGTTCGGTCAGGCCAAGATCCGCTGTGCGAAGCACGGCTACTCCGGCGAATCGGAGTGCACCGTCCAGAGCTCCGCACTTTCCACGGAAGGCCAATGCGACGAAGACGACTGGACGGAGGTCGAATCAACCGACCCGCCATCGTTGTTGATCCAGGACGAGCTGCACCTTCTCCGGGAGGAGTTCGGTGCGTTCGACTCCCACTACGAGACCCTGCTGGAAGCATACTACGACCGCATCGCCCCGGGCTGGCAAACCAAGGTCGTCGCCGCAACGGCAACGATCCAGGGCGCGGAGAACCAGGTCCGAGCGCTCTACCAGCGGGAGACGATACAGTTCCCCAGCGACGGACCGCGCCTCCGACAATCGTTCTACGCGTACGCCCATCCAAAGCGGACGCAGCGACAGATGGTCGGGGCCATCCCCCGAACGGTGAGCCGGACGTACGCGATCGAACGCGTCCACGAGGAGTGGGCGCGGATCGTCCAGGACTTCCGCCGTAACCCGGACGACCTCTACGATGCCGTGCAACGTGCCGCGGCCGACGATCCGTTCGACCTATCCGATGCGGCCCTCCCGAGCGACCCGGACGACCGCGAGGAGGTGCTCGGGGACGTCATGGACGACTACGAGGTCCAGGTGTCGTACCACCATTCGAAGGACAACACCGACCTCATGATGCGTGTCCTCCGGACCATGATCAACCAGCACCTCGCTGACGACATGGAGGACTACGACAGGATTGAGGGCCAATTGATGACGGGGGAGACGACGCTCGACACGGTGCAGCAGGTGATGTCGGCACTGGACCCGGACACGTTCCACCGGCCCGGTCCGGACGACATCCGGATGCTCATCGCGACGTCGATGATCAGCCACGGCGTCGACCAGCCCGTGCTGAACTTCATCAGCTTCTTCGGCCTGCCACGGGAGACCGCCGAGTACATCCAGACCTACTCCCGGGTCGGACGGAAGTGGCCGGGAACAGTGTTTATGCTCCACTACCCGCTCCGGTCACGGGACCGGTCGTACTACCGTCGGTTCCAGCACCACCAGGCCTACCAGGACCTGCTGGTCGAAGCCACCCCGCTCGAACGGTGGGCGGAGTACGCGATCGAATGCTCCCTTCCCGGAATCGTCACGAGCACCTTGCTGCAGTGGGTTGACTACTACGCCGAGCCCGACATCGATTCACCCCGGCTTTACATGGGCGAGGGACTGGACGAGGCCAGCGACGCCGGCGTCCTCACCTACGAAAGCCTGTACACGTTCGTCCGGGAAGCGTACGGCCTCGCTCCCTCACCGGACGCTGACCGCGATCCGTTGCTCGCTGACACGAGCGCTATCGAGATCTACGAGCGGAAGATCGGAACGGAGTTCGAGAAGGTCTGGGAGGCCCTGTTCAAGGACGAGAACCGGCTGGACGAGTACGAGCAGAAGGCCGACAACAACAAGTCGAACTTCCTGTCTGGCCTGCTCGAACGGGATGAAGACGCTCGCAAGCCGATGCGGAGTCTCCGTGATATCGACGAGCAGATCCTGGTCGGGATCGGTGGAAAAACCAACCAGGTAATCACCGGACTCCACCAATCACGGGGGGACGACGAATGA
- a CDS encoding type IV toxin-antitoxin system AbiEi family antitoxin domain-containing protein, with amino-acid sequence MKSTNDEETQRKSLSTRESQALSQLASENRQVISISDIADALDIPQKSAKDMAYALKEKGWLERIAHGKYLILPLAAGENAVYTAHEFVIASALVEPMYIGYWSALNHHGLTEQMSRTVYVVTTERAQEREIHGVTYRPVTVTEQKFFGYQPTAVGSNKVNISSIEKTLVDCADHPEFCGGISELTKAMQNAVDTHCSWERIVEYLRRVGNGAATKRLVYLADQLGIDLPEYRDLVENFTTGYPLLDPTREATGTRDSTYQLRLNVDPESFLPGDFS; translated from the coding sequence ATGAAGTCAACAAACGACGAAGAGACTCAACGGAAGAGCCTGTCGACGCGTGAGTCGCAGGCACTGTCACAGCTCGCAAGCGAGAACCGGCAGGTCATCAGTATTAGTGACATCGCGGACGCGCTTGACATTCCGCAGAAGTCAGCCAAGGACATGGCGTATGCGCTTAAGGAGAAAGGGTGGCTTGAGCGGATCGCGCACGGGAAATATCTGATTCTTCCGCTCGCTGCGGGTGAGAACGCCGTGTATACCGCACACGAGTTCGTGATCGCGTCAGCACTCGTAGAGCCGATGTACATCGGGTACTGGAGTGCGTTGAATCACCACGGGCTGACGGAGCAGATGTCCCGCACGGTGTATGTCGTGACGACAGAGCGCGCCCAGGAACGTGAAATCCACGGGGTTACGTATCGTCCGGTGACGGTCACGGAGCAGAAGTTCTTCGGGTATCAACCGACTGCGGTCGGGTCGAACAAGGTGAACATTTCGAGTATCGAAAAGACACTGGTCGATTGTGCCGACCATCCGGAGTTCTGCGGGGGTATCAGCGAGCTTACGAAGGCAATGCAGAACGCTGTCGACACACACTGTTCGTGGGAACGCATCGTCGAGTACCTGCGGCGGGTTGGGAACGGCGCTGCAACGAAACGACTCGTGTACCTCGCCGATCAGTTGGGCATCGATCTTCCGGAGTACCGGGACCTCGTCGAGAACTTCACGACCGGGTACCCGCTGCTCGACCCGACGAGAGAAGCGACGGGAACCCGGGATAGCACGTACCAACTCCGCCTAAATGTTGACCCCGAATCGTTCCTCCCTGGTGACTTCTCATGA
- a CDS encoding PD-(D/E)XK nuclease family protein yields MYFQDLVDHPVESFSDLPHTTHGADATRDSVGTPFVAPETPDGEQEPPATISQSTLQRLTNCPREEFFHRLVESPTTIPMARGTVIHEAAEVCVTHPETVRERQRDVVDAMVDQIRAYATTARERVERTQCVLALETIQRYLDAHPPTDTTYETYTDRSQSNDLAERLGLTVDSTLTERWFQAPDVGLHGFVDLLHSETTLVDYKTGSQSTAGKLRQQASLDPLHDESNFQAAAYLAKHRRENPNQPLEIRFLHLLEHDTRLARGDTVPLDDLVTTVEYLPCTFGEFAAHRETFDAVTDYADSNDRVKALDPLGYEAYREFFESHELPREGVNPEKREAIIQSFIEYTITRVKDTKYVERGCRSAVDDIDGLVGERYLTEDLDAFEAFVATQRERLAVYRDEGFPVRTREDGPNWDRVDAQELVIDDV; encoded by the coding sequence GTGTACTTCCAAGACCTCGTTGATCATCCCGTCGAGTCATTCAGCGATCTCCCGCACACGACACACGGCGCCGATGCGACTCGTGACAGCGTCGGTACGCCGTTCGTCGCTCCTGAGACACCAGACGGAGAACAAGAGCCACCGGCAACAATCAGTCAGTCCACACTGCAACGCCTTACTAACTGTCCACGTGAGGAGTTCTTTCATCGACTCGTCGAGTCACCAACGACAATTCCGATGGCCCGCGGCACCGTGATCCACGAAGCCGCGGAGGTATGCGTCACACATCCAGAGACGGTTCGCGAGCGACAGAGGGATGTCGTCGACGCGATGGTCGACCAGATCCGTGCGTACGCAACAACGGCCCGTGAACGGGTCGAACGAACGCAGTGTGTACTTGCACTCGAGACGATCCAGCGGTATCTCGACGCGCACCCTCCAACCGATACGACGTACGAAACGTACACCGACCGCTCGCAGTCCAACGACCTCGCCGAGCGCCTCGGACTCACCGTCGACTCCACACTAACCGAGCGATGGTTTCAGGCGCCGGACGTCGGGCTGCATGGCTTCGTCGATCTGCTTCACTCGGAGACGACACTCGTCGACTACAAGACCGGCTCTCAATCGACCGCTGGAAAGCTTCGCCAGCAGGCGTCACTCGACCCACTTCACGACGAGTCGAATTTCCAAGCGGCGGCGTATCTCGCCAAACACCGCCGTGAAAACCCGAACCAGCCACTGGAGATCCGGTTTCTCCATCTCCTCGAACACGACACCCGACTGGCCCGTGGCGACACCGTCCCGCTCGACGATCTGGTCACCACGGTGGAGTACCTGCCCTGCACGTTCGGTGAGTTCGCCGCACACCGCGAGACGTTCGACGCCGTCACCGACTACGCCGACTCCAACGACCGCGTGAAAGCGCTTGACCCGCTTGGCTACGAAGCATACCGCGAGTTCTTCGAGTCACATGAGCTCCCACGAGAGGGAGTAAACCCTGAGAAGCGGGAGGCGATCATCCAGTCGTTCATCGAGTATACCATAACCCGCGTCAAGGACACGAAATACGTCGAACGCGGTTGCCGCTCCGCGGTCGATGACATCGATGGCCTCGTGGGTGAACGATATCTCACGGAAGACTTGGACGCCTTCGAAGCGTTCGTCGCCACCCAACGTGAGCGTCTTGCCGTCTACCGCGACGAGGGATTCCCCGTTCGGACCCGCGAAGACGGTCCCAATTGGGATCGGGTCGACGCACAGGAGTTGGTGATCGACGATGTCTGA